A region of Pseudomonas marginalis DNA encodes the following proteins:
- a CDS encoding ABC transporter permease, protein MLSPYMSPVERVWFYSLRILCGLILLFLILPVLVIIPLSFNSGSFLVYPLQGFSLHWYQDFFASAEWMRALKNSIIVAPAATVLAMVFGTLAAIGLTRGNFPGKALVMALVISPMVVPVVIIGVASYLFFAPLGLGNSFFSLIVVHAVLGVPFVIITVSATLQGFNHNLVRAAASLGASPLTAFRRVTLPLIAPGVISGALFAFATSFDEVVVTLFLAGPEQATLPRQMFSGIRENLSPTIAAAATLLIAFSVLLLLTLEWLRGRSEKLRTAQV, encoded by the coding sequence ATGCTGAGCCCTTATATGTCACCGGTGGAACGGGTGTGGTTCTACAGCTTGCGGATCCTCTGCGGCTTGATCCTGTTGTTCCTGATCTTGCCTGTGCTGGTGATCATCCCGCTGTCGTTCAACAGCGGCAGTTTCCTGGTGTATCCGCTGCAAGGCTTCTCGCTGCATTGGTACCAGGATTTCTTCGCCTCGGCGGAATGGATGCGTGCGCTGAAGAACAGCATCATTGTGGCCCCGGCCGCCACGGTATTGGCCATGGTGTTCGGCACCCTGGCGGCGATCGGCCTGACCCGTGGGAATTTCCCCGGCAAGGCGTTGGTGATGGCCCTGGTGATTTCGCCGATGGTGGTGCCGGTGGTGATTATCGGTGTGGCCAGCTACCTGTTTTTTGCGCCACTGGGCCTGGGCAACAGTTTCTTCTCGCTGATCGTGGTGCATGCGGTGCTTGGGGTGCCGTTTGTGATCATCACCGTGTCGGCGACCTTGCAGGGTTTCAACCATAACCTGGTACGGGCCGCGGCCAGCCTGGGTGCCTCGCCTTTGACGGCGTTTCGCCGGGTAACCTTGCCGTTGATTGCACCGGGGGTGATCTCCGGCGCGCTGTTTGCCTTCGCGACCTCGTTCGATGAGGTGGTGGTGACCCTGTTTCTCGCCGGCCCCGAGCAAGCGACCCTGCCGCGCCAGATGTTCAGCGGCATCCGCGAAAACCTCAGCCCGACGATTGCGGCGGCGGCGACCTTGCTGATTGCCTTCTCGGTGTTGCTGTTGCTGACCCTGGAGTGGCTGCGTGGGCGTAGCGAGAAACTGCGCACGGCCCAGGTCTAA
- a CDS encoding ABC transporter permease, with protein sequence MDIAIPGPTLKQRLARAERLNRWKAQALIAPLVLFLLLVFLVPIVALLFKSVGNPEVVGGLPRTVVAVTAWDGRGLPGEPVYQALSEDLGEARKNQTLGDLSKRLNMELAGYRSLLTKTARALPFTEAPGSYKEALENLDERWGDPAYWQAIRRNTSSLTPFYLLAAVDHRIDDLGEVAPATPDQAIYLDIFARTFWMGLVITAICLLLAYPLAYLLANLPARKSNLLMILVLLPFWTSILVRVAAWIVLLQSGGLINSALMGMGLIDKPLELVFNRTGVYISMVHILLPFMILPIYSVMKGISPTYMRAAISLGCHPFASFWRVYFPQTYAGVGAGCLLVFILAIGYYITPALLGSPNDQMVSYFVAFYTNTSINWGMATALGGLLLLATVVLYLIYNRLVGASRLRLS encoded by the coding sequence ATGGATATCGCCATTCCTGGCCCCACCCTCAAGCAGCGCCTGGCGCGTGCCGAGCGGCTCAATCGCTGGAAGGCCCAGGCCTTGATTGCGCCGCTGGTGCTGTTTTTGCTGCTGGTGTTCCTGGTGCCGATTGTTGCGCTGCTGTTTAAAAGCGTCGGCAACCCGGAAGTGGTGGGCGGTCTGCCGCGTACCGTAGTGGCGGTGACGGCCTGGGACGGTCGTGGTCTGCCGGGTGAGCCGGTGTACCAGGCCCTCAGTGAGGACTTGGGCGAGGCACGCAAAAACCAGACCCTGGGCGACCTGTCCAAACGCTTGAACATGGAACTGGCCGGCTATCGCAGCCTGCTGACCAAAACCGCGCGGGCGCTGCCGTTTACCGAAGCGCCTGGCTCTTATAAAGAAGCGCTGGAAAACCTCGACGAACGCTGGGGCGACCCGGCGTACTGGCAGGCGATCCGGCGTAATACCAGCAGCCTGACACCGTTTTACCTGCTGGCGGCCGTCGATCATCGCATCGACGACCTTGGCGAAGTGGCCCCGGCCACCCCGGACCAGGCGATCTACTTGGACATCTTCGCGCGCACCTTCTGGATGGGCCTGGTGATCACCGCCATCTGCCTGCTGCTGGCTTATCCGCTGGCGTATTTGCTGGCCAACCTGCCGGCGCGCAAAAGCAACCTGCTGATGATTCTGGTGTTGCTGCCGTTCTGGACCTCGATCCTGGTGCGGGTGGCGGCATGGATCGTGTTGCTGCAATCCGGCGGGCTGATCAACAGTGCGCTGATGGGCATGGGCCTGATCGACAAACCCCTGGAGCTGGTGTTCAACCGCACCGGGGTCTACATCTCCATGGTGCATATCCTGCTGCCGTTCATGATTTTGCCGATCTACAGCGTGATGAAAGGCATCTCGCCCACCTACATGCGTGCGGCGATCTCCCTGGGCTGTCACCCGTTCGCCAGCTTCTGGCGCGTGTACTTCCCACAGACGTATGCCGGTGTCGGCGCCGGCTGCCTGCTGGTGTTCATCCTGGCGATTGGTTACTACATCACCCCGGCACTGCTGGGCAGCCCGAACGACCAGATGGTCAGCTACTTCGTGGCCTTCTACACCAACACCAGCATCAACTGGGGCATGGCGACGGCGTTGGGCGGCTTGCTGCTGCTGGCGACCGTGGTGCTGTACCTGATCTACAACCGGCTGGTGGGCGCCAGCCGCCTGCGCCTGAGCTGA